The following coding sequences are from one Hydra vulgaris chromosome 04, alternate assembly HydraT2T_AEP window:
- the LOC136078955 gene encoding uncharacterized protein LOC136078955, protein MSRASGFNLGDVDRFFNLLENLIKDHCLKANNIYNIDESGISTVQKKCQRVLGLKGKKQIGSIASAERGVNTTVVCCVNAGRTHYVPPMIVFKRKRVPDELGDGALEGSIVTCSDSGWINSELFVQRMRMFISHVKPTKDDKVLLILDGHKSYTKNFEAIQLAIDNNVIMLSLPPHTTHKLQPLDKAFFKPLQVYYDQEVEKWLRLNPGRSVSSYQVANLFHLAYEKAATMSTAINGFASCGIWPCSRDVFKPQDYAPSFASQAGDRETMLSSPLTSGTLPAQAQEASISALVCVTRPAQDQEGAPPLPGIMDEMVPKPATYVTHPVSLAVETSHSKTVLPQVLENFLLIPIYSDGKCFFRSVVVCTTPDLQSAQRLNGKLVSPLLHLNKTAMADSLRNQFVSHLISNLEILSVDMHGDALNTDQPQHLHFNLLEERIAHIAKPDSFVGEWEINQISCLLKTKIVIHNANRNVLMYGEEHSGNPITVKYTMFENNSGHYDALIFYIRALSLIQRLVPVLPPKGAGKRKR, encoded by the coding sequence ATGTCGCGAGCCAGCGGCTTCAACCTGGGGGATGTTGacaggttttttaatttactagaaaatttaataaaagatcaTTGCCTCAAGGCCAATAACATTTACAATATTGATGAATCTGGTATTTCAACCGTGCAAAAGAAATGCCAGCGCGTGCTTGGCCTAAAAGGCAAAAAACAGATAGGTAGCATAGCCAGTGCAGAAAGGGGTGTTAACACAACAGTTGTCTGTTGCGTAAATGCTGGTAGAACACATTATGTTCCACCAATGattgtatttaaaagaaaacggGTTCCTGATGAACTGGGAGATGGTGCACTAGAAGGCAGCATTGTAACATGTTCTGATTCAGGATGGATAAATTCTGAACTTTTCGTACAGAGGATGAGAATGTTCATCAGTCATGTTAAGCCAACAAAAGATGATAAggttttacttattttagatGGCCACAAATCCTATACTAAAAATTTTGAGGCCATTCAGCTTGCCATTGACAACAATGTCATAATGTTGTCACTTCCACCTCACACAACACACAAACTGCAGCCTCTggataaagctttttttaagcCCCTTCAAGTCTACTACGACCAGGAGGTGGAAAAATGGCTGAGACTAAATCCAGGACGTTCAGTGAGTTCATATCAGGTGGCCAATCTTTTTCATCTGGCATATGAAAAGGCTGCTACCATGTCAACAGCAATTAATGGTTTTGCATCGTGTGGAATTTGGCCATGCTCACGAGATGTTTTTAAACCTCAGGATTATGCGCCATCATTTGCTTCTCAAGCAGGAGACCGCGAGACCATGCTGTCTTCACCACTTACATCAGGGACATTACCAGCACAAGCCCAGGAAGCTTCGATATCAGCATTGGTATGTGTAACTAGACCAGCACAAGACCAGGAGGGTGCGCCACCACTTCCAGGCATAATGGATGAGATGGTTCCAAAACCAGCAACTTATGTGACCCACCCAGTGTCACTGGCTGTTGAAACGTCCCATTCCAAAACAGTTCTGCCACAGGTGCTggaaaattttttgcttatccCAATTTACTCTgatggaaaatgtttttttaggtCAGTTGTTGTGTGCACAACACCAGATCTTCAGTCAGCTCAGCGATTAAACGGCAAGCTGGTCAGTCCACTGCTTCATCTGAACAAAACTGCTATGGCTGACTCACTTCGTAATCAGTTTGTTAGCCATTTGATATCTAATTTGGAAATTTTGTCTGTTGACATGCACGGGGATGCCTTAAATACTGACCAACCCCAGCATCTTCACTTTAACTTGTTAGAAGAGCGTATTGCTCACATTGCCAAACCAGACTCGTTTGTGGGAGAATGGGAGATAAATCAGATCTCCTGTcttctgaaaacaaaaattgtgaTTCACAATGCAAACAGGAATGTGCTGATGTATGGTGAAGAACATAGTGGTAACCCCATCACAGTGAAGTACACCATGTTTGAAAATAACTCTGGGCACTATGACGCACTAATTTTTTACATCCGGGCTTTGTCTCTAATTCAGAGACTGGTCCCTGTTCTTCCCCCAAAGGGTGCAGGCAAAAGGAAGCGTTGA